A window of Mercenaria mercenaria strain notata chromosome 16, MADL_Memer_1, whole genome shotgun sequence contains these coding sequences:
- the LOC123540201 gene encoding zinc finger protein 532-like, with amino-acid sequence MSGSVPLKTCNINIYMEPEKKTDVKATGPNENGEAKVKVENTEDGTTTVLETSGKTQNVDDSHAENKENNEVTTENVDSVPADDKENKEETAENSDNGQSAGKENKENEAQNVDNRKIDDKEDMEVNDINEEREVTPESSEFIEFEFSPIKKESSVRRDRSSSPDAEAVLDQLYEAAQSGDSGKLCNLMFSDTEMAGQETQDENESRREKSGEKAARNSHDINQNRAIINLLKRKTPIEKERIVADFESSKRQRVEPEKVIDFTNVKNIRNLGTLPIGNLVTVLPEEPKSKFYVRRKNPYRTPTPPNLSPTAPPVYKPRMTVQNVLNNLPPPAPSSKQQKEPPGNQNVERNLIDYSVLTKALTKTLESKLQEGEDNDVKIVIFCNNKPIQSFSVRSNAKQGVGAPPIPNLPPSMLPPASASLSNHATQKLLKMPVDTVTNVNDILAQNPTYLSKQINQNLGLSPNNIPTIGDVKAILERNRRIANESLAKFSTPRTKTKRIPDEHLAMLLKELQKSDSDTDNSALAEPKHSDSKKKDSNMGEDLEEKNLVINDSVTTDENCNGSVDEVQCDQCQKVFKQQRYLNRHKIRVHSSSKQAGQQSEQVSSPQEQSQPELVNNKTIEDLLATPSENTIGNANCIPHKDTNGTFEGEKLDGTVEELDTSIVKTEPVSEYEDQEIQKLLADDNVLNLLETADKNKRSLFNQESQPHGVCAKDLLNPNYKAKSYSYDYRPPVTEEGLVEPVYVCEQCGKFYRARKTLKDHFLREHAKDKDDEPLYLYITGNKYQCPICFNNYHSGSELVSHTKKHTGELRSVCKLCGKVYSSVHVLRRHIDNIHSDVKPRPFQCELCEYAASNKWHLKEHYRRHTGEQPYKCPVCVKSFSHQGTMNRHCKTIHKIEIPSQRPYVRNNILDLPDLPTDTAVADGIPTNEELNLLCSETELPENSSESEKDLDLDLSIVKTEPQEVDVE; translated from the exons ATGTCTGGCAGTGTTCCATTAAAAACCTGTAACATCAACATTTACATGGAACCGGAAAAAAAGACAGATGTTAAAGCCACTGGCCCCAATGAGAATGGAGAAGCTAAAGTTAAAGTGGAG AACACCGAAGATGGTACAACTACAGTTCTGGAAACAAGTGGTAAAACTCAAAATGTAGATGACTCACATGCAgagaataaagaaaataatgaagtTACAACTGAAAATGTAGACAGTGTGCCTGCAGATGATAAAGAAAACAAGGAAGAGACAGCTGAAAATTCAGACAATGGGCAATCAGCTGGTAAAGAAAACAAGGAGAATGAAGCTCAAAATGTAGACAACAGAAAAATAGATGATAAAGAAGACATGGAAGTTAATGATATCAATGAAGAGCGAGAGGTGACTCCAGAATCTAGTGAATTCATAGAGTTTGAGTTTTCTCCAATAAAGAAAGAATCTTCTGTAAGAAGAGACCGCAGTTCGAGTCCTGATGCGGAAGCTGTCCTTGACCAGCTGTATGAGGCTGCGCAGAGTGGAGATTCGGGTAAATTGTGTAATTTGATGTTTTCTGATACAGAGATGGCTGGTCAAGAAACCCAGGATGAAAACGAAAGCAGAAGAGAAAAATCTGGAGAAAAGGCTGCGAGGAATAGTCATGACATTAATCAAAATAGAGCCATAATTAACTTACTGAAAAGAAAAACTCCTATTGAAAAAGAACGTATTGTAGCTGACTTTGAGTCTTCTAAGAGGCAAAGAGTGGAACCCGAGAAAGTGAtcgattttacaaatgtgaaaaatataCGAAATCTCGGAACTCTGCCTATAGGGAATTTAGTGACTGTTTTACCGGAAGAACCTAAAAGTAAGTTTTATGTGAGGAGAAAAAATCCTTACAGAACCCCAACACCCCCAAATCTTTCCCCAACGGCACCACCTGTTTACAAACCAAGAATGACTGTTCAAAATGTACTGAATAATTTACCTCCTCCAGCTCCAAGTAGTAAGCAACAAAAAGAGCCACCTGGTAATCAGAATGTTGAAAGGAATTTAATTGATTATTCCGTGCTTACAAAGGCTTTAACAAAGACACTTGAGAGTAAGCTTCAAGAAGGAGAAGACAATGATGTTAAGATTGTAATTTTTTGTAACAACAAGCCAATTCAGTCATTTTCTGTAAGAAGTAATGCGAAACAGGGAGTAGGTGCACCTCCGATACCAAACTTACCACCTTCCATGCTTCCCCCAGCTTCAGCATCCTTGTCTAATCATGCAACTCAAAAACTTTTGAAGATGCCAGTAGATACAGTGACGAACGTAAATGACATCTTGGCACAGAATCCGACATATTTGTCGAAGCAAATAAATCAAAATCTGGGGCTGTCTCCAAACAACATTCCAACTATTGGTGATGTGAAGGCGATATTAGAGAGGAATAGAAGGATTGCAAATGAGAGCTTGGCAAAGTTTTCAACACCCCGTACAAAAACCAAACGCATTCCTGATGAACACTTAGCAATGTTGCTAAAGGAGTTACAAAAAAGTGATTCTGACACTGATAATAGTGCACTTGCGGAACCAAAACACTCTGATTCTAAAAAGAAGGATAGTAACATGGGCGAAGACTTGGAGGAAAAAAATCTGGTGATAAATGACTCTGTCACAACTGATGAAAACTGTAATGGAAGTGTAGATGAGGTACAGTGTGACCAGTGTCAGAAGGTATTCAAGCAGCAGAGATACTTGAATCGGCACAAAATTCGAGTGCACAGCAGCTCAAAGCAGGCAGGTCAACAGTCAGAACAAGTTTCAAGTCCACAAGAGCAATCTCAGCCTGAATTAGTAAATAATAAAACTATTGAAGATCTGTTGGCAACACCAAGCGAAAACACAATTGGGAATGCAAACTGTATTCCACATAAAGACACAAATGGAACATTTGAAGGTGAAAAACTGGATGGAACAGTTGAAGAACTTGATACATCTATTGTAAAAACTGAGCCTGTGTCCGAGTATGAAGATCAGGAAATTCAGAAGTTACTAGCAGACGACAATGTGCTGAATCTTCTTGAAACAGCTGATAAAAATAAGCGCTCCCTATTTAATCAGGAGAGTCAACCCCACGGAGTATGTGCAAAAGACCTTCTCAATCCAAATTATAAGGCAAAATCTTATTCTTATGACTACAGGCCTCCAGTAACGGAGGAAGGGTTAGTTGAACCTGTTTATGTATGCGAACAATGTGGAAAGTTTTATCGGGCAAGAAAGACTTTGAAGGATCACTTCCTGCGCGAGCACGCCAAAGACAAAGACGATGAACCTCTGTATTTGTATATAACTGGAAACAAGTACCAGTGTCCCATCTGCTTCAATAATTACCATTCCGGGAGTGAGTTGGTCAGTCACACAAAGAAACATACAGGAGAACTACGTAGTGTCTGTAAACTCTGTGGAAAGGTGTACTCGTCCGTCCATGTGCTACGACGACACATCGACAATATACACTCCGACGTGAAGCCGCGTCCGTTTCAGTGCGAGTTGTGTGAATATGCAGCATCAAATAAGTGGCACCTAAAGGAGCATTACAGAAGACATACAG GTGAGCAACCGTACAAGTGCCCAGTGTGTGTTAAGTCTTTCAGTCATCAAGGGACCATGAACAGacattgcaaaacaatacataaaatagaaattccATCACAGA GACCATATGTGAGAAACAATATTTTAGACCTGCCTGACTTACCAACGGATACAGCAGTAGCAGATGGAATTCCAACAAACGAGGAGTTGAATCTTTTGTGTTCAGAGACAGAGCTGCCAGAGAACTCTTCAGAGTCGGAGAAAGATTTAGACCTGGATCTCTCCATTGTCAAAACTGAACCACAGGAGGTTGATGTTGAATGA